A window of Desulfobaculum bizertense DSM 18034 genomic DNA:
ACCCACCCACCCCAAAGCCCTTGCAGGGCTTGGGGCAGCGCCCCAATAAAAAACTAAAAAAATACCAACCCGGTGAAATTCAGGGCAATGCAACCTGCGAGCATAGCGGAGAGTTCGCCCCAGATAACGGCAGCGCCGAGAAAGTCGCCATTCATAGCGCCGTGCTTCCGGCCGAGGGAGTAAAGTTCTGTGAGGCCGATTGCGCCGAGACAAAGAACTGGGAGGACATAGCGCCATCCACCGAGGATCCAGGCAAAGAAAAGAACCATGCAAAGATGAAAAAGAGCAACAGGGGTTGTTGCGCCATCCATAGAAAGCTTGCCTTGGCCGGGGCGGGTCATCTTCCGCCCAAGATAGGCGGTGAACACACACATCGCGCGCCCAAAGATAAAGGCGAAAAAGATAAAGCCGTAAGCCTGCGCGGCGAAGAGCTGATGCATGAGAAGCAGCTGACCGGAAAGGCCCATAATGAGGGCAATAACGCCAAAGGCTCCATTGCGGCTATCCTTAACGATCTCCCAAAAACGGTCACCAGTGGCATTGCTGCCCCAGCCGTCAAACAAATCTGCCCAGCCATCCCAGTGAAGCCCACGAGTCAGAGTCAAAGAGCCGCCAAGGAGAAGCCAGGCCTGAATCCACGGTTGCCCGCGTAAAACGCCAACGGCAAAAGGCGTAACCAAAAGCGTTCCGAGAATAAGACCGACAACGCCAAACCACCACATCGCGGCAGCGAAAACGTGATTCTCATACATGCGAGGGGGGGCAAGCCGGGTCAAAAAACCGAGACAGGCGGTAAAGGAATCAATCAGAAATTTCATGCGCGCTCAGACAGGGCCAGAGTTACGGTATCGCCACAGGAGAGGCCCAAAATTTCGGCTGCGGAGATTTGATTTGCGGCGAGTTCCAAAAAGCCCTGACTTCCTTCGAGCACACCGATTTCGGTCGCCTGAAGCTCAGAGTATACCCTGACGCAACGTAAGGAGACAGACGCCTGAAGAGAGCGAAGCTGTACCGCTGCAGCCTGAAAAAGCGAGGTCTTCCAGTCCGTAGCGCTCAGGTTCAAAACAGTGTTGCCAAAGCGGTCAATGTGCAGAACCCGAGCTGTGAGCGTCTGTGCCTGAGAATCCTGCTCCACGCGTGCCCAGTCCTCCTGCATAAGAGAAGAAAGGGGCACAGGGATGCCCAAATGCTCTGGCGGCTCTCCCAAAAGGCGACGAATAGCGAGAGGAGCAAACACATCACGCCCATGAAAGGTGTGACTGGCTTCTGCACCAACAGGACACGAATAGGCAGTCGCAACACCGGGGGCGGAGAGAACGAGGCTCAAAAGCCCGTTGTCCGGTGCGAGAAAGGACTGCCCGGCTTTTTCGAGCAAAACAATGCTGCGGGGCGAGCCGACACCGGGGTCGACAACGGCGACAAACACCGTGCCCTGCGGAAAATGCTTTCGAGATGCTTCGAGAAAAAAACCTGCCTGTTCATAATGAAAAGGCGTGATGTCGTGACTGATGTCCACAATGCGTGCATCGGGACACTGAGAAAGAAAAACCGCTTTCATCTGAGCGACATAGGGGTCGCTTAGGCCAAAGTCCGTCAAGAGAGCAAGTGGGGGGAGCACGCTAGTAGACCTTTCGTTTTGAAAAGTTGTGCCCCAACACATTCAAAGGATTCTCGACAATGGTGAACGCGCAGGGGTCAATGGTGTACACCTTTTCCTCAAGACGCTTGAGCTGCATGTTGTTCACGACGACCATCAGAATACGCTTACGCTTCCCAGAGTAGGCTCCACGCCCGTACAGATAAGTCGCGCCCCGGTGCAAATCTTTCAACACCGCAGCAGCAATATCTTCGGGCCGCTCGGAAATAATGAGCACCATTTTCCGCTGGCTGAACATACCGATGAAGTATTCCATAACCTGCGCGGAGATGTACACGGTCGCGAGGGAATACAGAACACGGTCCATTTCCATGAACATCATGCTGGCTGCAAACAGCGCGAGATTAAAGGCAAAATTTACCGAACCAATGCGGAGGTTATACTTCTGATTCAGAACCACGGCAACGATGTCCGTGCCGCCTGTCGAACCAAGAGAACGAAAGGTAATGCCAACTCCAGCGCCATACACTGAGCCTGCGGCAAGTGCCGCGAGCCATGAGTCATGAATGGGGAGAGTCCACGGAATGAACTCCACAAAAAAACTGACCATGACAGCGCCATACAGGCTGTACATGAAGAAACGGCGGCTGACAAAAAACCAGCCCAAAACAAAAATGGGAAGATTCAAAAAAAGAATCCACTGCCCAGGGCTAAGCCAGCCTGAAAAATAGTAGATCAGGAGTCCGAGGCCTGAAATGCCTCCAGAAATAAACTCATGTGGTACAGCAATGCTTTTGATGCCAAAAGCAAACAATGCAGTACCAAAAGTAATGAGACCCACATTCCACGGCACAGAATACGTAATATCCCGCAATGTTTCCTCCAAAAACAAGACGTGAGCATTTTGTTAGGTGTGTCTTGCTCTTTGTGCCAGTCTTTGCAGACAAAAGATAGTCTGGACTGGTGCGTGATGCAAAATGCCAGCGCCGTGTACATGAAAGCACAACACAACGCAAGACGCCCCACTCTGTGAGCGGGGCGTCAGGGCTGCAATATGCAAAGACAATCAGGAGCTTACGCTCCTGAATATTAATATTTATAATGATCGGGCTTGTAGGGGCCTTCTACGGGAACACCAATGTAATCAGCCTGTTCCTGCGTCAGGGTATCAAGCTTTACACCAAGACGGCCGAGGTGCAGGCGTGCAACTTCTTCGTCAAGGTTCTTGGGAAGAATCATAACCTGTGGCTCGTAGTCATTCTTGGCGAGGTCAAGCTGAGCAAGAGCCTGATTGGTGAAGCTTGCAGACATCACGAAAGAGGGATGACCAGTTGCGCAGCCAAGGTTCACAAGACGGCCCTCGGCGAGCACCAAAATGCTGCGGCCATTCTTGAGAGTCCACTTGTCGACCTGAGGCTTGATGTTCAGGCAGGAGCAGTCAGGATTGTCTTCAAGGTAGGTCATCTCGATTTCGCTGTCGAAGTGACCAATGTTGCAGACAATAGCCTCGTTCTTCATCATCTCCATGTGCTTGCCAGTGATGACGTGGTAGTTGCCGGTGCAGGTCACAAAGATGTCGCCCTGAGAAGCGGCCTCTTCCATTGTGGTCACTTCGTAGCCTTCCATTGCGGCCTGAAGCGCACAAATGGGGTCAACTTCGGTAACGATGACACGGGCACCAAAGCCGCGCATGGACTGGGCGCAGCCCTTGCCGACGTCGCCGTAACCGATGACCACAACAACCTTGCCTGCGATCATGATGTCAGTGGCCCGCTTGATGCCGTCAGCCAGAGACTCGCGGCAACCATACAGGTTGTCGAACTTGGACTTTGTTACAGCATCGTTGACGTTGAACGCGGGGAAAAGCAGCTCGCCCTTTTCCTGCATCTGGTAGAGACGATGCACACCCGTGGTGGTTTCTTCGGAAACGCCACGAATTTTTTTGGCAATGTTCTGCCACTTGGTGGGGTTGGCTTTTACGCTCGCAGCAAGGCGATCCATGATGATCTGGAATTCCTTCACATCGTAGCTTTTCTCGGCGAGAGAGGGGTTCTGCTCAACCTTAACACCCTGATGGATGAAGAGGGTTGCATCACCACCGTCATCAACGATGAGATCCGGGCCGGAACCGTCAGGCCAGGTCAGAGCCATTTCCGTGCACCACCAGTACTCTTCCAGAGACTCACCCTTCCAGGCAAAAACCTTGGCCATGCCGGACTCTGCGATTGCAGCAGCAGCGTGGTCCTGAGTTGAAAAAATATTGCAGGATGCCCAGCGGATGTCTGCACCAAGGGCGTGCAGGGTTTTGATGAGCATAGCGGTCTGGATGGTCATGTGCAGAGAGCCTGTGACCTTGAAGCCCTTGAGGGGCTTTTCGTCGCCGTACTGCTCGATGAGGGCCATAAGACCGGGGACTTCACGCTCGGAGAGCTGCATTTCCTTGTGACCAAAATCAGCAAGCTGAATATCTTTCACCTTGTAGGGAAGATTCTGCTCAAGGGGCTTTACGTCTGCCATTTGTCTTTCCTCCAGAATTATCGTTTCAACGCCTCAAAAACCCGCAACACCAAGCCGGAGGGCAATGGCAGCCGGTCCTCGTGGGCAATCTCAAACCCAATGCCTTTGAGCCATGCCTGCACCACCTCGGGCGCAAAACCAAGCCAGCGGTCGCCGGACTCTGTTCGCATGGACTCTTCCTCGTGCTTCTCGAAGTCAAGAAGCACAAAACGCCCCGAATGCGACAGCACGCGGAACGCTTCTGAAATGCCCTCTCGCGGGGCAGCAAGGTGATGCAGAGACAAACACATCACTGCAAAATCCACCTCGCCATCTGCAAGGGGCAAATGCTCCAGATCTCCAATCCGGAGACTCACCCGACCACTGGCTTCGGCGTGCTCACCAAAAAGACGGTGCGCTTCTGCCAGCATCTCGGGAGAATTATCAACGCCAATCACACGGGCTGCTTTGTGCGCGAGGCTGGCAAGCAGCTCTCCGGTTCCGCAGCCGAGATCTACGGCGCATCGTACACTCTCCATCCGCGACAAGACCAGCTCTTCCACTCGCAGGCCGCCTAGAGTCTTTTGCCTCAGCTGTGACCAGTCTTCGGCAATGGCTCCAAAAAACTCCGCAGTTTCCTGCCGACGGGCGGCAACACACTGGGCCGCAGCGTCAGCGTCCTCCTGCAAGGCAGCTTCGCCAGTAATAAATTCATCAAGCAGACTCAGGTACTCACCCGCAGCGCCAGACTCAGTGGCCCGGTAATAGACCCACTGACCATCACGCCGTGACACAAGTAGCCCAGCCTCAGAAAGTATCTTGAGATGCCGGGAAATGCGTGACTGCTTGAGTTGCAGAACCTCCACAAGCTCGCCCACACTCAGCTCGAAGTCATAAAGGACCCGAAGCAGACGAAGACGAGTCTCGTCAGACAGTGCTTTGGAGAAGTGTAATATTCGCATATTGAGATAACCAAATATGCTATACAGACAGGCGGGTCAAGCGCAGTACAACGAAAAACGCCTCTGCATGGCGTGCACTTCCCATAAAATGGAAGCATTTGTCATACAGAGGCGTTTGATTTCATTTACAGAAACACACGCATAAAAAACTTCGTTACTCTTCGTCCGCCTGTTTTGCAGCAAGTTCCGCAAGCTCAGCAAGCCGACGGTCAACCCGGTGATACAGTGAAGATGAGGGGAACTTCCCAGAAGCCCGCCGGGTTCCGGTTGGAATATCCGTGAGGATTTCGAGAGCCTGATCTATGCTCTCGACCGGGTAAATATGGAACATTCCCTGCCGCACGGCTTCGACAACATCATCACTCAGCATGAGATGAATCACGTTGTCCTTGGGCAAAAGCACGCCCTGCTCTCCGGTCAGTCCGCGACGGCGGCAGACCTGAAAAAAGCCTTCAATCTTCCGGTTAACGCCACCAACAGCCATAATAGCCCCAGACTGGCTCACAGCACCAGTAAAGGCGAGGCTGTGCTTGATCGGCACACCAGACAGAGCAGAAAGCAGTGATGCGAGTTCAGCACCAGAAGCCGAGTCTCCATCAACTTCAACATAGGACTGCTCAAAGCAGAGGCTTCCGGTCAGAACCAGAGGCTTGTCCTGCGCAAAAAGGCGAAGCAGGTAGCTCTTGAGAATCATCATACCCTTGGTATGGATGGGACCACCCAGCTCAGCTTCACGCTCAAGGTCCATGATGCCGCCATGCCCAACGCCAACGGTGCAGGCAATCTGATGCGGCAGACCAAATTCATAGTCGCCATACATGGTCACGGCCAAACCGTTGACCCGGCCCACGGCTTCGCCCGTGGTGGCAACCTTGATGAGCTGACGGTCATAGTCGCCCATAAACTCTTCTTCATAGAGATTGGAGCGGAAATTTCGGTCAGCACGAGCCTTGTCCAGCGTCTCGCGGGTGACAAGCTTTCTGCCC
This region includes:
- a CDS encoding adenosylcobinamide-GDP ribazoletransferase, which produces MKFLIDSFTACLGFLTRLAPPRMYENHVFAAAMWWFGVVGLILGTLLVTPFAVGVLRGQPWIQAWLLLGGSLTLTRGLHWDGWADLFDGWGSNATGDRFWEIVKDSRNGAFGVIALIMGLSGQLLLMHQLFAAQAYGFIFFAFIFGRAMCVFTAYLGRKMTRPGQGKLSMDGATTPVALFHLCMVLFFAWILGGWRYVLPVLCLGAIGLTELYSLGRKHGAMNGDFLGAAVIWGELSAMLAGCIALNFTGLVFF
- a CDS encoding SAM hydrolase/SAM-dependent halogenase family protein: MLPPLALLTDFGLSDPYVAQMKAVFLSQCPDARIVDISHDITPFHYEQAGFFLEASRKHFPQGTVFVAVVDPGVGSPRSIVLLEKAGQSFLAPDNGLLSLVLSAPGVATAYSCPVGAEASHTFHGRDVFAPLAIRRLLGEPPEHLGIPVPLSSLMQEDWARVEQDSQAQTLTARVLHIDRFGNTVLNLSATDWKTSLFQAAAVQLRSLQASVSLRCVRVYSELQATEIGVLEGSQGFLELAANQISAAEILGLSCGDTVTLALSERA
- a CDS encoding YitT family protein, whose protein sequence is MRDITYSVPWNVGLITFGTALFAFGIKSIAVPHEFISGGISGLGLLIYYFSGWLSPGQWILFLNLPIFVLGWFFVSRRFFMYSLYGAVMVSFFVEFIPWTLPIHDSWLAALAAGSVYGAGVGITFRSLGSTGGTDIVAVVLNQKYNLRIGSVNFAFNLALFAASMMFMEMDRVLYSLATVYISAQVMEYFIGMFSQRKMVLIISERPEDIAAAVLKDLHRGATYLYGRGAYSGKRKRILMVVVNNMQLKRLEEKVYTIDPCAFTIVENPLNVLGHNFSKRKVY
- the ahcY gene encoding adenosylhomocysteinase, which produces MADVKPLEQNLPYKVKDIQLADFGHKEMQLSEREVPGLMALIEQYGDEKPLKGFKVTGSLHMTIQTAMLIKTLHALGADIRWASCNIFSTQDHAAAAIAESGMAKVFAWKGESLEEYWWCTEMALTWPDGSGPDLIVDDGGDATLFIHQGVKVEQNPSLAEKSYDVKEFQIIMDRLAASVKANPTKWQNIAKKIRGVSEETTTGVHRLYQMQEKGELLFPAFNVNDAVTKSKFDNLYGCRESLADGIKRATDIMIAGKVVVVIGYGDVGKGCAQSMRGFGARVIVTEVDPICALQAAMEGYEVTTMEEAASQGDIFVTCTGNYHVITGKHMEMMKNEAIVCNIGHFDSEIEMTYLEDNPDCSCLNIKPQVDKWTLKNGRSILVLAEGRLVNLGCATGHPSFVMSASFTNQALAQLDLAKNDYEPQVMILPKNLDEEVARLHLGRLGVKLDTLTQEQADYIGVPVEGPYKPDHYKY
- a CDS encoding ArsR/SmtB family transcription factor, which gives rise to MRILHFSKALSDETRLRLLRVLYDFELSVGELVEVLQLKQSRISRHLKILSEAGLLVSRRDGQWVYYRATESGAAGEYLSLLDEFITGEAALQEDADAAAQCVAARRQETAEFFGAIAEDWSQLRQKTLGGLRVEELVLSRMESVRCAVDLGCGTGELLASLAHKAARVIGVDNSPEMLAEAHRLFGEHAEASGRVSLRIGDLEHLPLADGEVDFAVMCLSLHHLAAPREGISEAFRVLSHSGRFVLLDFEKHEEESMRTESGDRWLGFAPEVVQAWLKGIGFEIAHEDRLPLPSGLVLRVFEALKR